The DNA segment TTTTTAATCAGTCTTTtggcaaaatgacaaaaatatgttGGTATGGTGAGTTTTTCCTATTAGTCAGACTTGCTCAGTTCGAACAATGATCCATTTCTGAGAATCTTTCATACTTCActggacttttaaaaatcctaatgGAATTATGATAATAAATAGTAGACTGTTACCTTTGGTGTCTTTTTTTGGCAAGATTAAAATTTGTGTTCCTTCATtgatttgtaactttttttttctttttaagaaattttactaGTCTTTTAAATCCAAAAGAATAGAAACTATTAAGCTAGAAAAAATGTAACAGTTCTGGTAAGCCTTGGGACAGACAGAAATTCTATTCCTTGTTGAGTACCATGAAGCAGCAGAGAGGATTGTAGTAGTGAGCTCACACTGGGGGCCAGCTTGCTGGCTCTGGGTTTTGAGGCTGCCATCCTAGTGAGTTCTTAGTATCTCAGCTTGCATAGGATTTTGTTGGGACTATTAAATTTTAATACTCTTTAAAATAATGGCCTTTCTATTCTTAGGTCCTCAAAGGCTTCCCTTTCCTAGTGGTTACAAAAGGCAGCGAGAATatgaagaggaggaagatgatgatgaagaaTATGACTCTGAAATGGAAGACTTTATTGAAGATGAAGGAGAACCTCAGGAAGAAATATCCAAGCACATTCGAGAAATCTTTGGCTATGACCGAAAAAAGTAAGcataaagaagatttatacacacacacacacacacttttattttgaataatccATTCTAAGGggggaaaaataaacattaatagtAGAGGCATTGAATGCAGTTCTTAATTAGGAATTCTTCAATTGTTTAGATTTACTTTTTTGGCACTTAGTATTTAAGAATTAATGCAAAATTATGTAGTTACTTGTATAAGGGCCAATAAGTATCCCTATTTAACTGTTGTCCTTATAAGATGTATATTTGATAAGAGTGTAGCTTGGTGTAGTAGAAATGGATTGGCTTTGAAATCAGAAAACCATCCACAGAACCGTGTTGAAAGCCTGATCTGACACCTGGTTTTCTTTGGTGTAAAAGCTACACAGAAGTGTGCCTGAACAGCACCATGGAACCAACAGCATTGATATcacttgggaacttgttagaaatgcaggctTGCAGACCCTAGCTTAGATCTAAATCCAGTCTAGCTTTATAACATTCCCCAGTGGTTCACGGCAACCTTGAAGATTGAGAAGCACTGATGGAGCAGAAAAATCGGGGTTTAGATCAAAGTTCCACAGCTTACTAGCTGGGTAAACTTGagttagttattttttaaatgacttatgGGAGGACTCAATGAGGTAACATACAGTTGACCCGCACCAGTGTGAGGGCTGGGGGAAATCCACGTGTAACTTGGAGTCAGCCCTCAGTATAAATGATTCCTCTATATACAGGTTCCTCCCTCTTTGCGGTTCCATGGGAACAGAGGCAGCCAGTTATGGACTGTGTCCTATTGTAGCAcgaaaaagaaatctttgtgtAAGAGGACCCGTGTAGTTCACACCCATGTTGTTCGAGGGCTCTTGCTTTCTCCTTTGATATCACAGATATACAATGCAGCAGactgagtttggtccctgggttgggaagatcccctggagtaggaaatagccacccactccagtattcttgcctgggaagtcccatggacagaggagcctggtggactatagtccacggggtctcagagttggacatgactgagtcactgagcacAACAGTAAaaaaaggtctttaaaaaaattcagtagaAGAACTagattaaaaatcagatttaaaaacCTGATCTTAGTTACGGCATAAGATAGCAATATGTTTTTGGTCAAGCCGTTATCCTGTCTGTTTCAGTCTCTGTTCTGAATCCATGAAGCTCAAATGATATTAATTGTGCTTTTgtgattttaatatataaactttCATGTAAATAGAGGTGAGTGGGTTGAGCAAACATTATTGGATTGGTACTTTCATTTGATTCAGGAATAGTTGCCTTCTGGAAGTATTAAAGGGCTCATATAATTTACTTCAGAAACTCCCTTTTACCCAACCtctgcccaccccactccctgcaaACAAGGAGGAATAATCCTAAATGTATGTTTGATTTAGTTACAAAAATGCTGGTTTTAAAAACAAGAAGATGCAAGTTCTTTTAGAAAattggtttttttaattttttcctaacAACTTCAATTTTTTCTTACCAGATACAAAGATGAAAGCGATTATGCCTTACGTTACATGGAGAGTAGTTGGAAGGAGCAGCagaaagaagaagcaaagagGTACGTAAGCACAAGCTATACCCGTGTGGAAATTCCTGAAAAAGTTTCTGTTCTCTGCTTCAGGTGCATCCTTGGGAGCCGGGGCTTTGGGCCACTCAGCTTAAATTCCAATCCTGCTTACTTGCTGTGGGCTTCAGACAAATTAGCCTTCTAAAtctgttttcccatttgtaaacTGGGAATGTACATGATTCAGATCATGTGTGCATGTTGCGCATGGAACACCTCACCCGTGTAGGCACACAGTAAATGCTAGAGAGCTCCCCAGATCCCGCTattgcatgtttttatttttcttttcccattcttaATTCCCTGTCCACATGAGATACATCTCAGTCTTGCTGACCTGTACTGCCACTGAACTCAAGGACCTGATGAGGGACATTATATTCCTGATGTTGGATTCCTGTTTGGCTATCAAACAAATAATCATTTCTTGTGTAGGGGTAACAAGTGATTACTTAGTTTATAGTGTTAACTTGGTGAAATAATTCACCTCATTCTCAACCCAAATATTaaacctctctttccctcttgccTTCTGTCCTCTAACTAGATAAAATAGCAAACTAGAGTATTGGGAAGAGACAAGAATAGAATCTTATTTATTGCATAAATGtttcttgttctttattttttaaagctgatgagatcatttatatttattagtgtaATGGGAATATTCAGATGTTTTCTGTTGAGTTGTATGtaagatcttttttctttatttttgtttgagtctttttaaatttaaaaaaatttttttttcatttatttatattagttggaggctagttactttacaatattgtagtggtttttgccatacattagtatgaatcagccatggatttacatgtgttccccatcctgaacccccctcccacctccctccccatcccatccctttgggtcatcctagtgcaccagccctgaacacttgtctcatgcatcaaacctggactggcaatctatttcacaattgataatatacatgtttcaatgctattctctgagatcatcccaccctcgccttctcccacagagtcctcaagtctgttctttacatttctcttttgctgtctcgcatatagggtcattgttatcatctttctaaattccatatatatgcattagtatactgtattgatgtttttctttctggtttacttcactctctataatgggctccagtttcatccacctcattagaactgattcaaatgtattctttataatggctgagtaataggtCTTTTTTCCACTATAACTTGAGGCAGTGGCTCCTAGTAAAAAAATATTCCTGCTTAGTCTTGTTTTCACTGGTAAAGCCTTGAGGCCTTTTTAGTGCATCAGTGCATTCCATGTAAGCTCCCAGTTGAAATTTCAGTCttgctttttaaagaatgtgaTAATTTCATGTATATTGACAAATACCTGCTTTTTTTCCTGACAGCTTAAGATTAGGTATGCAAGAAGATTTAGAGGAAATGAGAcgtgaagaagaagaaatgagacgTCGAAAGGCCAAGAAGCTGAAGAAGCGTTAgctgctgcttttatttttgtgaacTTCTGAAGACTGCTGCAAGGAAGTCCTGCCTTCAGACTGAAGAAGCCCCTTATCATTTTAGAATTCTAGTTGGGTACTCAAGGAGAAGGAATGCATACTATCATCTATCTGCAGGCTGTCGTTAGAGCATAAAGTATTTTCACATACTTTGCAGGGTGAAATCGTAATGCAGATGACGTAACGCCCAGTGAGTGCTCTTACGAAGCTAACTATTCACAGGAGCCAGCCTTGATCCTCATGAGCTATGCACTCTCATGTGGGGCCGCTCACAATTCAGCCAATCTTGTATTCCTTTGCTActctaaaaaggaaaagaaaggattgCTCCTTTACTTCCATAATTCTGATGCGTGAGTATAGCGCTGCCTGGCTCCCAATCAAATGTGTCTTTTGATGAGGAACCTAGCCCTTCCAGGAATGCTGCCAGCAATAAAGTGACCAGTCCTAATCTCTATGTTTGGATTGAGAACTTGAAAATGTAGAGTAGGTGTTACAATTATATGGATGTCATTTCTGTGACTTTGAAGtaaaaagtagaataaattgTATTCTGCATTATTCATGGATTGGATGCTGAGCATTCTTATTCACTAAGTTAGGTGATTAGGCAATTAACAGAATTTTCCAAGTTAAAATACAAGTTATGCCATTTTTGTTTAAGAATATTCTCTTCCAGATTTTACTTTCAGATTTACTTTTTTGTTGGTGTAAAATAGACAAGGTCACTGTGCTGTTTGATTTTTAtctaaaagtttcatttttatattgaagAAAAAACACTTATTTTATTCAAACATTAGATTTGGAAGAGTAATAGTTTCAAACGTAAGGAAGTGACATGTGAGGCTCCCCTCCGCCTCATTCCACTCCGCATTGTAAGGATATTTGGAATTCAAGGTGCCCTTTACCTTTTTGTGTCGATAactatatttttatcttaaattctTTAGCAATTAATggtaaaaaaccaaaaactaaatTCATGTGTATCAAGGCCACCACTTTCTCTTTTTGCCCATATTGCACTTTTATTTCAAACTATGCACTGTGAAGAGATTTTTTCCCAGGTAGGAGAGGATGTTCCCTGTTACCGTGCTTACTAGGCTGTGGAATGTCTTCATTCTTACCTTTCTTCAAGTCATATCAGTAGACTTGTTATCTCTCTTAAGCTCAAGTCCAAGCAATTCCAATCAGGCTGACCTAGGTTCCAGCTGGAGAGAAGCCAAGTCTCAAGGAAGGTCAGCAATAGAAAATGAGGTGTGATGATGCCAGAGAGCATGTGTCCCTGACTCTGAGTGGAGGACTGGGGACAATGAGACATAAGCTTGCAGAAAATTCTACAATAAACCTTGTGGCTGTCCTAAGCCATCCGTCAGTGGGGATCAGGAAGTAGGAGAGGTTATCCTACAAGAAGATTTACTCTTCAAAAGATCTGCAattgtttttgtgtattttttttatctATAGAGCTTGCTTTTTCTCTACAATGGAGTGTTATAGATAACCACTATTAATGATCACATATAACTGTTAAAACACTGGTGGCAGAATAGCCTGTAGACTGCCTCTCACCTATCTTAAATACTTTTACTGACTCAAGAGTAGTGTGATATTCCATGTAATAAAACAGGTTTGGAacattatttcctttgctgtcccttatgtgatttatttttttccccttcccaagtttgcttgaatatatatatatatattttaatattcagacTCTGAAATATGTAATTACAATCAAGTGCTTGTCATAGCTGAAAGATTTCTGGTGGCTTAAAGCTTACTAGCACTTTACTCAATGATATTGTGCAGTTACTTGTACAGAAAGGCACCATTGTGCTAGAGAAAATTACAGAACTTGGTAGAAGAAGTCCTTACATGTAATCACTCTGGTTGCATTCTGCTATGATACAGAtgttgatttcagttttctttagcATCAACATTATAAAACAGCACTTCTGTATGtagctcatgaaaaaaaaaaaaaggtcctgaaTCTTTTAATCTTAGCCTTGTTCCAAATCCTGTCTTCCACTTTGTTCTGCAACTCCTGACCACTCTTAAACAGCTCACAAATCTTTAAAGGAACTGGAATAGGCTGTTATTTTATCAAGGTTTACAAATTAAGTGCTTGATTTTTAATGTATCCTCTGTTttgattttcagattttattaatatttgaagaTGTGCCTTTTATTGGGTAATGTTAAGTCATGAATGTAGTAATGTTATTTCACTATTGTAATAATGTTACATGATCATGGATGCAGCATTCTCAAACACGATGTGAAGGGAAAGTAGTTTTCATAAAACTCAATAGAGCTCTGATTGCACAGTCCTACTTGCTTTAGATGTTGCTATATTAAAGCAGGGggcactttttctttaaaagctacTTTCAGAACTTGTCTTTGTATTTTCTCTGAACTACAAATGCAGTTATGTCCATTTGGAGGCCAGGGTACCACATGTCACAGGCAGCCTTACATGTGTGCCGTGAGAAGGTTCAAACACTGTTATCAAGAAAGTCTATGGGAActccaaatttcattttttaaatgtaatcccCAAGATCTTCTCCAAGAAATAAATtactgttttgtattttataatttaaaagcagCTATTAGTACATTTCTGAGGTATAACAGGAGACCAAAACATGTTtggaaagagaataaatatatagagagagactggttgttttattttcaatgtgCTGAATATATTAGACTACTATTTATTTTGTGAGTGGATGTGATGACATAAATATTCAGGTGTTAGTGTATGATTAAGAGTGGGATATAGATTTCTTTGAAGTTATTAAATCCATGTCTTTTACATAATGGACAAATCAAGTTTAAAGAAACGTTTACCCAGCATAGCTTGTTTTCTGGTGCTGTTGACCTGCAAGAGAATCTACTTTTGCATTTACAGATAAAAGTTTTGCAATTATGTATAAAAGAAATTGtaggcattaaaaatattttattgatattttcactggtttgcatttatttaacaaaactcATATTCCTTATTTCATCACCCCGAATATTATTCCAGCTAGAAACCCCAGCAGACTCATCAGACTTAGAGAAGGGTTTACCtccttacacacacaccccccacacacacctctgTTCCTTCTCCCTTACACATTCTTGTCTGCTCAGCCCCTGCCACTGACACCTCTTCCCTCTCGCCCCACCAGCTTAGAGAACTATTCTGGTATCACACATACAAGTTTGGAGATACAGTCAGGGAACAAGGGAAGAAGAACCGGGTATATAGCACTTCTTTTCAAGAAATTGAGCAGTTCCgatcccctataataaaaagagcCTGAGATAGCTGGGAGGATGAGTCCTTAGGAATATATGAGGCAAGTGGGTGCAGCCATGCAGCCAAAGAATGTATGCACTCAGTGTAATGTATTGACTAGGTCATACAAGTATAAAATATACTAGTATCCTATTTCTGCATATAAATTTTGAATTCACTTGTTCTGTTAAAAAGGGTAAGCCGTGCAGTGTGTAGAGgcacttaaaaatactttagcAAGCATATACTATAGTCATTAACAAAATGCTGTCTGTATAAGCAAAAGGTACTTTGTTGGAAACGGTGCACTTTTGAACAACGAAACTGTTAGTCATACCCAAACAACCATAGAATGGGAGCAGTTCCatgtaatttaaaagtatttgctccttttagattttctttctctttaagggTCAGAAAGCTCAAACCACTTTTAGAGGGCTTATTACGAATATCCTAGGGCTCAGACACCCAGATTAATAGCATGCGTCTTATATACAAGAATGGGAACCTCTTCTGGGTCGCATGAACTCAAAACTGCATCCAGTCGAGGGCTGGGCAGTTAGCTTTTGTTTCTACCCATGCTGCCGGGCTCAGTAGCGGTCACTGCTAAAAGCAAAGGCAACTGCTGGGCTATTCAGGTGAGGAAGACATTTGAACCAAGGTGGTCAAGATTTTGGAAAACCCAGTCTGTCTTGCTCAGCTCTTTTCCTTGGCATGTAAGAGCATGCCAAGGAGAGGGCCTGGATCTTAATCTCTGCTACACAGAACTGTGTGGGTTGGTAAAGTACTTAAGCCTCCCAACTTCATTTTTGCCACTTTGTAAAAAGTGGCTAAGAAGGTTACTATAAGGATTAAAATACCAACTAGTATCTAGTACCCAATGTTAAAATCCCCTTTCCCCATATGGTGTAAACTTTGGGTTCTTAATGATAGCTGTGCCAAGGCCACAGACAAATAGCCCCACCCAGAGTACAGGCTTAAAGTTGCTGCAGTCTCTTAACTTTTTTTCACCTCTGCCTGGACCCTAGTCCTTGGACCCAGGAGAAAGGTACTATGTGGGAAACAGATCTAAAGAGCTCTACAGAATTTCCTCAAGGGTACTGAATTACTAAGGATCTCAGTCTTAATGCCAGTCTTATGGATTATTAAACAGGGGACCCAATCCCTCCCATTCCCCCCAACTacctccccaccctccatctCCCTGTTTTGAGCTAACAATACCAAGTCTTCATTCATCTGTAAAAGTGTGGTAACTTGTTACATAAAATGTGACAAAATAATGTGCAATTACTTTATATGGGACACCATCAGGAACTGTACAGCTGGGTGGGAAAGCTTCAGAGCTGCATCACTTCACCAGGATCATCTTTGCTTATTTCCACTGGGGTCTAGGGGGAGAAAAGGAGGTCAGGTGGGTCTTGACTAGTGTTGGCTAGGGTGTGGGGCTGAGGGAACTGCCCTCCTTCCCAAGGGCAGGCAGGACTAGCTGTGTCCCATTCTGTCTCACCTAATGCCTCCAAGCCCAGCTGCCACTGGGACTTAGCAGTGTGGGAGCAGACAAGTGGTAGAGAAAACACAAATATCCAAGGTctaagaagagaggaaagacatCTGCCAACAGGACAGTTTTACAACCCAGTGTTTATGTGATGAGGGACAGTTAAGCCTGGGTTGCTGATGTGGGCTAATTTAAGAAGGGAAATTGAAGGCACAGCATATGAAGTGTCCCATAAGTATGAAAAGAGGTCATGCCTGTCAGACAGCTTTGATGCTGGGCCTGAAATATCTTTACCTCTGTAtctccagttttttgtttttggaaagaCACTAAAGAACTTAAGAGTAAAGACTCAGGAAAAGATGTATAAAAGATCATATGAAAGACACAGGGAACTCTCTCAACTCTAAACAGATAACTGAATAACAATAGAAGTAGGTATGCtacagtaactttttaaaataaagagagtgTCTCTAAAGCTGGATTTTTGTGCTTGGTTCATGTATCCCAGGGAACACATTTTCAAAGTAGGAATAGAGAACAAAACTCAAGGCACACTTACCCCTCCTGGGGGATATCTGTAGCCCTTCCACATTGTTCCTGCAATGAGAAGCATCCATAAGACAACAATCATTGCAGGGCTTCTTAGCTGGTGGTGTGTGCAGAGCGCAACAGGTGGTTCTGAAAGGTGTGGTGTTCTATTCCGAGCCCTGGAAACTGGGCTGTCTTCATGCAAGACCAGATAGTGGATGGTCCAGCATGGTAGCTCCTGGCTGGGGAGCTTCGTGGTCTAGTTTGACCTGAAGTGGCTCACCATGGCTATCTGGTAGGCAGAGCTCGGACACCAATTGTGACATCAACTCTTGTGACCTTGAGGACCAGTCAGAGTGAGAAGGTGTGGGACAGCTGGCCAGGGTGTCAGGTGTGTAGGGGCTAAAGAACTCTGAGTAGGAGGGCCCTGTTCTTTGGTGACTGTGTGGTTAGGATCTAGCTGGCATCTTATCAACTCATCACCTGCCAAAAGTTTGGCTACCTGTTTTATGCAATCAGATGCACAAGGCATTGCTGTGAACAAAACACACACTATGGATTAATGGGGAGAAGTGACTAGCTATGTACACTATAAGCAAATACTTAAATAATTtgaatagacttccctggtggctcaagtggtaaagcgtctgcctacaatgcgggagacctgggttcaattcctgggttgggaagatctcctggagaagggaatggcaactcactcctgtattcttgccccccccaataaaaaataaataacttgaatAACTGTTAGGCTACTCAAAGAAGAAAAGTCTTGCATTTCGAGAAATGGTACAGTTAAACCCTCATCATGCAGGGAAAGCCTCCTCTTGACTTTCCTgagaagggaagaggaggaagatgggCCATTCTTCTCATTTCAtagctggagaaactgaggcacccaCAATGTCAGTGGTTTGGTCAGGATCGCACTGTGGCAGCGGTTCAAGCTAAATAGGTGCCCAGTGATTCCACCTGCAACCCCACCCCGCACAGGTCTGACTGTTGGGCTGATACTTTCATAAAAATTCTGGAGCATAGGCGAAAAACAAGAACCCCATCATGGCCTGCTCCTAGGATACCTAGGGCTGGGACTTGCCTGACACCCTTCTGGAGCCCTGGATACCCTTCTTGAAGCCTTCTGGAGAAGCTTCTCAGAAAACCTGCTCCTGTAATTGCATATTATAATATTAAGACTCTTAAGTTTCTTTAACAATAGGAACATCTTTGAAAAAACCAGTCTGAATGAAATGGGGGTGGGATTCAAGAAACCCAGGAGATGGTTTGCTAAAAGGACACTGTTACTAATGTTTCCTATAGACAGGCTGGTCAAGTGGAATGTATGAGAGAGGTATTAAGTCCAGAGATCTATGTTTCAGCTTCACAAATGGGTTGGTTTTTGTGGCCCTAGGTAAGTAGGTAAGGTCATAGTCACCAGTAAGTCTGTTGACCAGTTCATTATTTGGCCTAGTTGTTAAGTTAGCATTTACTACTTAAAGTTAGCATTTACTAACTTGTCAAGTTTTGCATTAAATGCTTCACATGAATTTCCAAGTGTAATtctcacaaaaacagaaagagactggaATATCTCCATcctatggatgaagaaactgaggttcagagagattaaacTTTCCTAAGGTCATACAGCCAGGAAGTTGCAAAGTTAGAACCTGAACTCAAATTTACATTAACTCAAGTTTCAGAATCTGCCAAAAGGGGCATTTAAAAATGCTGGTCTAcaatcaaaagatgggccaaagaactaaacagacatttctccaaagaagatatatagatggctaacaaacatatgaaaagatgctcaacatcactcattatcagagaaatgcaaatcaaaaccacaatgaggtaccattacacgccagtcaggatggctgctatccaaaagtctacaagcaataaatgctggagagggtgtggagaaaagggaaccctcttacactgttggtgggaatgcaaactagtacagccgctatgaaaaacagtgtggagatttcttaaaaaactggaaatagaactgccatatgacccagcaatcccacttctgggcatacacactgaggaaaccagatctgaaagagacatgtgcaccccaaagttcatcgcagcactgtttataatagccaggacatggaagcaacctagatgcccgtcagcagacgaatggataaggaagctgtggtacatagacaccatggaatattactcagccattaaaaagaattcatttgaatcagttctaatgagatggatgaaactggaacccattatacagagtgaagtaagccagaaagataaagaacattacagcatactaacacatatatatggaatttagaaagatggtaacgataaccctatatgcaaaacagaaaaagagacacagatgtacagaacagacttttggactctgtgggagaaggcgagggtgggatgtttcgagagaacagcatcgaaacatgtatattatctagggtgaaacagatcaccagtccaggttgggtgcatgagacaagtgctcaggcctggtgcactgggaagacccagagggatcaggtggagagggaggtgggaggggggatcgggatggggaatacatgtgaagccatggctaattcatgtcaatgtatgacaaaatccactacaatgctgtaaagtaattagcctccaactaataaaaataaatgaaaaaaaatgctggtCTAATTTATTATAGAGTCTGcatggaaaaaataataggtGGAACAGTCATTGAAAAGAATACCCAGGAGGTATAGTTATTAACAAATCTTTGAACAAGGGCTTGCTGTCCTCAGCAGTGCTCCTCAAATTCTTTCCCATTTcacagttcattttattttccagaggAAAGTAAACTTTCCATTGACATTTCCGAGTGCCATCAAGTTGTCTTGAAAGGGAGGAATCCAGCTCAAGAGACCGTCACAGTCACTCACAGTTGCAGATCTTCATTCAAAGTCTGGCTCCTCAGGCGTGTCTTGCTCTCCTGAACAACCCATCTCTCTTTCCACTTCAGAGTTGGAGGCTGAGGCAAAAAGAAACTTAAAGGCAGAGTTGGCCCTATTCATTGTCCCAGTAGGTAACTGCCCCTGTATGTGACTGGAAGGGCTGCTGAAACGTCCACCAATACCCACATTCCCTTTCCTCCCAGCAATCACTGATTCACTTGGCCTGAAATCCAGAAGTCAGGCAATGCCTCTAGCAGAGCCCTTACAGACTCCATCATGCTTTGAAATAAGTGGTATTAAGTAACCAAGGGGAGGGGTAAAGGCTTAAAGATGTCCCAGTGGGATGGGAAGTAGCCTGGGAAACTAACTTTGTTCCCACCACATCCTGACCTCTTATTAGTGGTGAGACCTCAACCATCTTTCCTGTTTTGTCAGAAATCCCAGCTGACAAATCTGGGAGGGTGAGCCAGAGCCAAGACTGACTATGAAGAATTAACAGGCAAGGTCATTACTTACCATGAACTCTGGAAATGTGCCCAAGTAACATGCAAATCCAACAAAAAGCATCCAGCCAAGCACGATCATGATAACAAGTAAAACAATTTCTAAGACACGATTGCACAGTCAAAGACTATTCACCAAGATCTTGACAAAGGAGTGTGCTCATGAAACCCTCAGTTGGTAGAGGTCTCTCATGTCAGTTCCAGTCCTTAGCTCCAAAGCATCCACAACTCTCTAGTGGAGAAGTTGGAGTCTAGTAGGGCATTGTGACATCATGATGACATGGGCCGGACCATAGAAGGTcagagagactgcccccagatAAGCAGTGAGTGGCAATGTAAGCTCTCTGAATGCATTATCTCACAGCAACaatatgaggtaggtactattactTACCCCACTTTAccaatgagaaaatggaggcttaCAAAGcctagtcagttcagtcagtcatgtccgactctttgcgaccccatggattgcagcactccaggc comes from the Odocoileus virginianus isolate 20LAN1187 ecotype Illinois chromosome 28, Ovbor_1.2, whole genome shotgun sequence genome and includes:
- the MISFA gene encoding mitochondrial sheath formation-associated protein, giving the protein MIVLGWMLFVGFACYLGTFPEFMPPTLKWKERWVVQESKTRLRSQTLNEDLQLNNVEGLQISPRRDPSGNKQR